The nucleotide sequence GGCAGCGGCGGTGCGCCGGCCGGCGACCTGTATCTGGAAATCCGCTTCCAGACGGATGCGCGCTACAAGGTGGAAGGGCGCGACGTGTTCGAGACGGTGCCCGTCACGCCATGGGAAGCGGCGCTGGGCGGCGAAATTGCCGTGCCCACGCCATCGGGCACGGTGGCCGTCACTGTGCCGCCCAATTCGCAGACGGGGCGCAAGCTGCGCCTGAAAGGGCGTGGCATTCCCGCCGCCCAGCCGGGCGACCTGTATCTGCTGCTGGAAGTGGTGCTGCCGCCGGCGAACGATGACAAGGCGCGCGAACTGTATGCAACCATGGCGCGCGAGATGGCTTTTAATCCGCGCCAGAAGCTGGGAGGGTAAATCATGACAAACAAGGTAATTGGCGAACTGCTCGAAGATCGTGCCCTGAGCCTGGAGGAACTGGCGCGCGCCTGCGCCGTGGAGCCGGACTGGGTGGTGCAGCATGTGCAGACGGGTGTGCTGCTGCAAAATGGCCCGCCAGCGGGGCAGCTGACTGCCTGGCGCTTCACCAGCCTGGATCTGGTGCGTGCGCGCCGCCTGCACGAAATCGAATCCGTGTTCGATGCGAACGCCGAACTGGCCGCGCTGGTGGTCGATTTGTCGGAAGAAGTGGCGCGCCTGCGGCGCCGCCTGCACGTGCTGGGCGTCGATTAGACCATTAGCCCTTATGCCGGCTCGCCGTGGCGTGTCACGGTGAGCCTGGCTATATAAAACTGCCCGTCGACGACCACCCGGTGCGGGATGCCGGCCACGTCGAAGCCTGGGCCACCGTCTTCCATCCATTCCTGCGCTAGCGAGTCGAACTGCTGCGGCGTCATGCGCAGCATCTGCGCCGTGATGACGAAGCGCGCGCCAGGTTTTTGTTTGTTGACGAAGTCGTCGATGCCGGCCATGTGAATCTCTTCAAGGTTGTGTCTGAAATCGGGGTCAGACCCGACGGGTCTGACCCCAGCAGTTGTTTGGGGTTTGCTCAGGCATGATACCCGTCCCCGTGCGCTTCTAAAACCCCTGTTCCAGCAGCGGCAGCTGCTCCGCAAAGCGCTCGGTCAGCCACTTGCCCGCCTGGCCGGGCGGCGTGTCGGCGCGCTGGATCAGGTAAATCGGATAATTCTCGCCCTTGTCGACGGCCAGCGGCAGGTGTACCAGGCGGCCTTCTGCCAGATCGTCGCGCACCATCGCTTCGGGCATGTTGCCCCAGCCCAGGCCCGCACGCAACAAGGCGTGCTTGGAACCGAGGTCGCCCAGGCGCCAGTTGCGCAATCCCAGCACCCCGAAATCCTGGCCCTGCGTCAGGTCGCTTCGGTCGCTGAGCACCAGCTGCACGTGTTCGCGCGCCACGTTGGAGGCAATCGGCCCTTCCAGCTGCGCCAGCGCGTGGCTGGGCGCGGCCACGGGAATCAGTCGCACGTGGCCCACGGCCAGGCGCTCGAAGACGCTGGCCGTGGCAGTCATCCAGCCACCGAGGCCGATGTGGCAGCTGCCATCCATCACCAGCTGCGCCACGGCGCCCATGGCTTCAATGCGCAGGCGCAGGGCG is from Janthinobacterium sp. 61 and encodes:
- a CDS encoding MerR family transcriptional regulator, with amino-acid sequence MTNKVIGELLEDRALSLEELARACAVEPDWVVQHVQTGVLLQNGPPAGQLTAWRFTSLDLVRARRLHEIESVFDANAELAALVVDLSEEVARLRRRLHVLGVD
- a CDS encoding LysR family transcriptional regulator, with product MREPGQPSLDQLRVFVAVIDAGGFAHAARQLHRTQSVISYTIANLEEQLNVVLLDRGKRKPTLTDAGKALLADARAVALKVDGMRARAKALAGGLEAEVSVVVDVMFPTCVLVRVLESFQAQFPTVALRLRIEAMGAVAQLVMDGSCHIGLGGWMTATASVFERLAVGHVRLIPVAAPSHALAQLEGPIASNVAREHVQLVLSDRSDLTQGQDFGVLGLRNWRLGDLGSKHALLRAGLGWGNMPEAMVRDDLAEGRLVHLPLAVDKGENYPIYLIQRADTPPGQAGKWLTERFAEQLPLLEQGF